In Dendropsophus ebraccatus isolate aDenEbr1 chromosome 13, aDenEbr1.pat, whole genome shotgun sequence, the sequence TCTGAAATACAGGGGTGCTACTTACAGGAGGTCCTACTTACAAGAGgaatactacctacagggggatactacctacagggaaGACCTACCTACAAGAGgaatactacctacagggggatactacctatAGGGGAGACCTACCTACAAGAGgaatactacctacagggggatactacctacagggaaGACCTAcctacaggggatactacctacaggggatactacctacagggaaGACCTACCTACAAGAGGAATACTACCTATAGGGAAGACCTACCTACAGGGAagacctacctacagggggatactacctacagggaaGACATACCTAAAGGGAAGACCTACTTACAAGAGgcatactacctacagggggatactacctacagggaaGACCTACCTACAAGAGgaatactacctacagggggatactacctacagggggatactacctacagggaaGACCTACCTACAAGAGgaatactacctacagggggatactacctacagggaaGACCTACCTACAAGAGGAATACTACCTACAGGGAAGACCTACCTACAGGGAagacctacctacagggggatactacctatAGGGAagacctacctacagggggatactacctacaaggAAGACCTAcctacaggggatactacctacagggaaGACCTAcctacaggggatactacctacagggaaGACCTACCTACAGGGAAGACCTACTTACAAGAGgcatactacctacagggggatactacctacagggaaGACCTACCTACAAGAGgaatactacctacagggggatactacctacagggaagacctatctacagggggatactacctacagggaaGACCTACCTACAAGAGgaatactacctacagggggatactacctacagggaagacctacctacagggggatactacctacagggaaGACCTACCTACAACaaggatactacctacagggggatactacctacagggaaGACCTACCTACAAGCGgaatactacctacagggggatactacctatAGGGAAGACCTACCTATAAAaaggatactacctacagggggatactacctacagggggatactacctatAGGGAAGACCTACCTACAAGaaggatactacctacagggggatactacctatAGGGAAGACCTACCTACAAGAGgaatactacctacagggggatactacctacagggaaGACCTGCCTACAAGaaggatactacctacagggggatactacctacagggaagacctacctacagggggatactacctacagggaaGACCTACCTACAACaaggatactacctacagggggatactacctacagggaaGACCTACCTACAAGCGgaatactacctacagggggatactacctatAGGGAAGACCTACCTATAAAaaggatactacctacagggggatactacctacagggggatactacctatAGGGAAGACCTACCTACAAGaaggatactacctacagggggatactacctatAGGGAAGACCTACCTACAAGaaggatactacctacagggggatactacctatAGGGAAGACCTGCCTACAAGaaggatactacctacagggaaGACCTACCTACAACaaggatactacctacagggaaGACCTACCTACAACaaggatactacctacagggaaGACCTACCTACAACAAGGATGCTACCTATAGGGAAGACCTACCTACAAGAAGGATACTACCTAcaaggggatactacctacagggggatactacctatAGGGAAGACCTACCTACAAGaaggatactacctacagggaaGACCTACCTACAACaaggatactacctacagggaaGACCTACCTACAACaaggatactacctacagggaaGACCTACCTACAACaaggatactacctacagggaaGACCTACCTACAACaaggatactacctacagggggatactacctatAGGGAAGACCTACCTACTGTACAAGAGTAATACTACCTACAAGAGgaatactacctacagggggatactacctactgttCAGAAGCGACCTACTTACAGGGAAGACCTACCTACAAGAAGGATAGTACCTAGAGGGAGATATTACCAACAGAGGGTACCTACTTACAGGGGTCCTACCTACGGGAAGACATACCTACAAGGGGTCCTTCTTAAAGGGGATACTCACCCACTTGGGGATCCTAATTAAAAGGAAGAACTACCTACTAGGGATACCTGTTTATTAACTTGATAGATAATGAGGGGACCTACCAACTCTTCCCCACTTTCATACCTACTCTGCTGTGTCTGACATTATTATCACTGGGGGGCATTATCACTGGGGGGCTGTGGGTACTGGGAAATTGCAGAGCCTAAAAGGTTGGCAGGTTCTGGAGAGATGATAATGATAGTGGTCATCGTGTGGtggtagtttttattattatgtagtgATATAATTGGCACTATAGAGGGCTTTATAATATGTGACGGCCACTAAGGGGAcgttatactgtgtggggactcATGCTACAGAGGACCAGTTATCTTGTGGTACAGAGGATAGGTTATTGTGTGGTACAGAGGACCAGGTACCTCGTGGTACAGAGGACTGGTTATCTTGTGGTACAGAGAACCAGTTATCTTGTGGTACAGAGGACTGGTTATCTTGTGGTACAGAGGACCAGTTATGTCGTGGTACAGAGGACCAGTTATCTTGCGGTACAGAGGACCAGCTATCTTGTGGTACAAAGGATCGGTTATCTTGTGGTACAGAGGACCGGTTATCTCGTGGTAGAGGACCAGTTATCTTGTGGTACAGAGGACCAGTTATCTTGTGGTACAAAGGATCGGTTATCTTGTGGTACAAAGGATCGGTTATCTTGTGGTACAGAGGACCAGTTATCTTGTGGTACAGAGGACCGGTTATCTCGTGATACAGAGGACCAGTTATCTTGTGGTACAGAGGACCAGTTATCTTGTGGTACAAAGGATTGGTTATCTTGTGGTACAGAGGATTGGTTATCTTGTGGTACAGAGGACCAGTTATCTTGTGGTACAAAGGATTGGTTATCTTGTGGTACAGAGGATCGGTTATCTTGTGGTACAGAGGATCGGTTATCGTGTGGTACAAAGGATCGGTTATCTCATGGTACAGAGGACCTGTTATCTCGTGGTACATCCTTCTGTGATGAAACTACAGCTCTGCACAAGGTTCTCTCTACCCTAAGGCCAGCAGCACTGGGAACATCTGATATAGAGAGTCTCAAAGCTAGAAGGAGGAGGAAAAAGTGACTGAAGAATAAATGACTGACCATATACTGACCTTACATAAAATGGATCATTGGGCAGTAATGAAATCTTGTGATTGTGTATTTATTCagatatattttttctattttatactaTTCTTTAATTTAGTTCCTTGAAAGTCGTAAGCTATAAACTTCAGGTTGTATATATACCTGTTATTATTAACGTGTGGTCGGAGAGGTAGTGTTCTCACAGATAGAACATGTTTAGTAGTGGGGAGGAGGTCAGGTAGGGCGTCATAGCTGGAGGAGTCCCCCCCCTCCAccatctctcttctctcttctatgTATTTTGTGAGTGATCAATGGAAAGAGTTGAGGTTTGTCACAAAGTGAATGTAAGGGCAGAATAAGGAAGTTAGGAAATCGTTTCCATGAAATGGACCTTTCTGGATTGGTTACGAGAGGACACAAAGAGAAAATGACCCTAATAGGAATACGGCTGATGCCCACTGATACAGTCCGAGGATAGTGATGCTTCATGTAAAGTTTTTATGGTGATTATGTGGATAATAATGTATTTGGCTATTGAAGACTTTAAATTGTATTCAAATTAATCAAATAGATTTAGGACCGTAAGCAGGTAGCTTCTTCTCTGTACATTGGTGTTTGTTAAGAAAAGGACACAGtaatgttttgtaaaaaaaataaattctcccCTCTTTTTTCCTTTCCCCGTTCTCCCTGTAGAGGATGTCGATTGGCAGGAAGAAAAGGCAGGAAAAGTGAGGGTGGGAGTTTGGGTGTGGTTGATTTGCTCCCTTACCATCTCTGACCACATGTCTCTGGTGGATGCTGTTGGGTTTTATTCCTAATTCCTAAATGGCAGATTATAGTTTGATGTATTGTAGCTATTTGTCACCTCAGCTGTGGACAAGTAATTATTATTTGTGTTGTTTGCATACATTGACTCTATTTATATTGCCGTTGCTCAGCAAAAGCTAAGCTGCTACAAGTAAAAAACAAATTAGGCATACTTACCTGTAGCTGCCGTACCAATGGTGCCTGATCCATGCTGATCGTGGATGACTCCTGGTTCCTAGGATATCATCCCTGAGGGAAATGCTTAGATCAAAGGCTGAGGCCAGACAGCAgtgagcagcagggtccaggcaCTGGCAGGATGGCAGCTGTGGGcagtggggcaggtgagtatgccatctttattatttttatagccCCCTGGCTCATTATTAAATATGGATCTGAAActtgacatttttatttatttatcttactTTCTaaaatttttgtttctttttgtgttttgtaATTGTTATCAATAACATTTTTTACTTTCCTTTTATTGTGTATCATGGAAGCCTATTTTTCACTTTTGGTATGTGGTGAtctaatttgttttatttttatacatgtGAGAAAACCTTTTTACTCATTTTTGTACTTAAAGAGAAAACTAGTAAGAGAGAAGTCAAGGTGTAAagtcagtaataaaaaaaaatcatgtaaaaTATCAtcatgtaaaatatagactggtgtaaactgccctcagcaaccaatcacagctcagcattcattTTGCTGAaatttgagctgtgattggtcgctatggaaAATTTACACTAGTGTCTATTTTTTCCAATTTGACTGCCATTTGAAATACTTTCTTTATGTGATAGTCTATGGGATTCCTGATGTATGTGtgaatcacttcatttaccaaaaaagaATCCTCACCaagaaaaacagctctaaaatCTTGGCCTCTAGATGTCTCATGTCCCTGCAATTTGTTGTTGTTAGGGGAATCTAGTGTTTGATTCCCTAAGGGGaactaaaaagtataaaaaaaaaaaaaaagtaataacaaataaatataaacatatatgGTACTGCCAAGTGCGAAATTATCCAAACTATTTAGCAATATAATTGTTAAGCCCTGAAGGTCATCGGCATAAATACGGAAAAATTGCAAAGTCTATAATTGCTGATGAATGCAGATAAAATggaattaaaagtgatcaaaaagtcacatcttTGACAAAGAACTAGAGATTATGATGCAAAAATATGAGCCCTCATACATGCCCATgtcctgaaaaataaaaaataaaaagttataggggtcagaatagagcaatatcacatttataaaaaaaaattaaatagtagAAAAAGAAAGCAAAAGCCATATAAACTGGCTATTTTTGAAAGGATACAGACCCAAACAATTCAGATAGCATCTAATTTTTaccatataaccccccccccccaattccaattttcaatttcacctcacaaaaacatttttttcctgtttcgccATACATTTTGTGGTTGAATGGAGAGAGTCACTACAAAGTACAAATGGTCCCGCAAGAAAAGCCCTCCTATCTGTAGATAAATTAGCTGCGTCCTTGACTCCATGAAGCATTGCCATAGGATATTAATCCAAACAGAAGTTGTCTTTTCAGCATTACATCACTAGTACCGCCCCCGAGGATCAGTCCAAGTCAGTTCTATGcatatccagtgctaaaaaagaACTGCTCCTCCTGTTATTGTCTCTATTTTAGTAGTACTTATCCTATCACAGATATGACATTGACTTTCTCTCACATTcactattttttctttctttcagcaTTGATTGTGGAAAATTCAGGTAAATAATCCACCAATCAGGATTAGGATATGACGGAACATAATGTGCTTGTTAAATTAGAAATTGTATTAATATAGTGAGATTAATGATAAAACTGTTTGCTGAGAGATTGTAGGCTTTAAAAGACTGGATAACCTCAGATGTGTGGATCTCATGTGTGATACCATAACATTATATCCgtgatggttgacctcagagagatCAACCAGAACACCGCAGAGAACACCAGAAACAcacgtgtctcgatgtcagtgtattctagaacattgccccctgggaaagaacactgcagagacacaatcacgtgtctcgacatcagtgaactattcagaccttcctccgggaaggaacaaccaagccaaggaatgtctccaatcaatcttctccacactgatgaggggcaaataccccgaaacagctgtctgtggatgaagatcttgcttgggtggtttccttgattagagatattccttggcttggttgttccttctcaaaagaaggtctggctagttcactgacatcgagacacgtgctggtgtctctgcagtgttcttttgcatatttaatttcccagggggcaatgttctagaatacactgacatagAGACACATTATGGTGTCTCTGCAGCGTTTTTTTgcatattatatcagtgatgtcatagagggggcagggctgtgactacctctctatacacatgatatacaggggggaaaggctgtaactacctctctatacacatgatatacaggggtggggctgtgactacctctctatacacatgatatacaggaggcggggctgtgactacctctatacacatgatatacagggggtggggctgtgactacctctctatacacatgatatccagggggcggggctgtgactacctccctatacacatgatatacagggggcggggctgtgactacctctctatacacatgatatacaggggcagggctgtgaccctctctatacacatgatatacagggatcagggctgtgactacctctctatacacatgatatacaggggggaaaggctgtaactacctctctatgcacatgatatacaggggtggggctgtgactacctctctatacacatgatatacagggggcggggctgtgactacctctctatacacatgatatacagggggcggggctgtgactacctctatacacacgatatacagggggtggggctgtgactacctctctatacacatgatatacaggggggctgtgactacctctctatgcacatgatatacaggggcggggctgtgactacctctctatacacacgatatacagggggcggggctatgactaCTTTTTCCTGTTGCTCTGTGGCCCCGGGAGTCATCATTATATCTGTACACAGTATTTCTGGTCTTTgcaggctcctcctcctcccggccgGTGGTCACCTCCTCTCCTAACTGGAGCCACATATACAGCGGAGACTCCGTGACTATAAGATGTGATATCGGACAGACTAAAGCCATCAGTGATAACTATTACTACTGGTCTAAAGACAATAAAACAATAGAACAACAAGGATATGAGATTACAATTAATAACATAGAACCTTCTGACACCGGGGACTATGTATGCTGGACAGGATCTGGTGATCGCAGTCACCCCCTCACATTATATGTTATACAGAGAGGTAActcatctgtctcctatctatctatctatctatctatctatctatctatctatctatctcctatctatctctccttcCTTTTGTTGGTAGATAATCTCATATACTATCACTAAATTTTCAAGTATTACGAGTGTTGTCTGTCACTTATCCATGCCCCGCCATACACTATAAATATACACTTATCCATGTCCCCGCAATACACTGTATATGTGATACTCGACCGGTGACGTGCtatgatgttactggtgacgccacttctgtggtggttggctgtGCACTACTCGGTCACTGATGgtattgttgtgatgccagtgcttgtcTAGCacgcaggtgtgatgttggtaccggCTTTTTAGTGTGGCTGGTCTGTAGCATTACCCAAATGGTCAGGGACCTATCGGGTGTGgtctcttgggctcttgtcacggtagtcctgagtggcaactgacccacccggactatcagtacggccacccacaggaaggggacaaataacccaaggtgtgtggttggtgtgtatgggtgctggtgcgtacgaagtatgacagagtctcagtgatgtaaaaatagaacagatttactgtgcagtctttcagtaatacaatacacttcagtaggataaatcttcacatagactttagtgctggAACTTGTATGTGCTTGAGGAGGGGGTTAGAGAAGTACAGTATAGGAGAGGAAGTTGTAGCAGTGCCTGGAGagttgagtagagtagaggagaagagttggtcGAAGTAGTCctgacccaatgtagcaatgtacgcTGCCGGAACTTAAGAGAATACTTTGTAGTGAGACgtttacttgtacccatgtttagactatatctgaccaccttctgctctacagtgtcgagtgacccatcctaatagggtgataaaagccccagtcatggttatctgggtgaagctaagcttctGGGATGTCCTAGTTACCTGCACTGAGAGATAGGATATGTAGATGTTCCTTTGGTAGTTTGTCATATCCAGGCGATTTCCTTTTGTGTTTTAGGATACTGCCATGTACCtttttagacttgttcacggcgtgggctagggtgttcctggacttttctcccttaaagtgcttagcactgcataatagatatagtagaaGTTAATagagaactggttgtctctagctgcatctgcacACACTCGTTTCTACACTAGACCCTCCTTGGTctcggacaagggtcctggcataagccaggccctggcttggctacagcagggacacttgctctgtgtgtctttctcccatgaaaatctggataagactgaactgTACTTCCTTCACCAAGTAACTAAAGGGGCCTAAAGAgaacttccctgtgagtggt encodes:
- the LOC138770403 gene encoding small proline-rich protein 3-like, yielding MYHEITGPLYHEITDPLYHTITDPLYHKITDPLYHKITNPLYHKITGPLYHKITNPLYHKITNPLYHKITGPLYHKITGPLYHEITGPLYHKITGPLYHKITDPLYHKITDPLYHKITGPLYHKITGPLPRDNRSSVPQDNRSFVPQDSWSSVPQDNWSSVPRHNWSSVPQDNQSSVPQDNWFSVPQDNQSSVPRGTWSSVPHNNLSSVPQDNWSSVA